The sequence CCGAATGCCCTTAAGACACTTGATCGTTCTCATCTTCGATACCCACCCCATGGAACTCGAACACCAGCCGTGCTCCGTCCGGGCGTGCAACCCGAGCGGCGGCTGGTGGGGGCGTGGCGGTTTTGAGAGACCCGCCACACGGTATCAAAGCACTTTCTAAAGACCAGCTTGCTTCGCAGTTGTTCGAGGACGGTGCGGTCACGCTCCCGTCGGCGCCGTCCCATGGTTGCCCATGGTCGATCGCCTGCCGGTCACTCAAGGTCAAAGACCCCAAGATCCCTGCGGATCGAACAACTTGCTTCTTCACGATGTCAGACAACACGCCAATCCCCGAGGGATCGGACGAATCCAGAGTTTCATGGACGAGGACCCCGCGCTCGACAGCCACCCTTCAAGAAGGATGGTGGAGCCAGACGGGATCGAACCGACGACCTCATGCTTGCAAAGCACGCGCTCTCCCAACTGAGCTATGGCCCCGGAAGGCTCAAGCTCGCGAAGGTGGCACCGCCTGATGAGGTGGTGGGCCTGGGAGGACTTGAACCTCCGACCTCACGCTTATCAAGCGCGCGCTCTAACCAACTGAGCTACAAGCCCGCAAGCCGACAGTGCGGATCGCATGATCCGGCGGCCTGGGCTCGTCCATGAAGAAAGAGAAACGAAGACGGCGGCGTCCCGCTAAATGCTCACTGACTGTGAGCTGTATCTAAGTGTTCCGATAGTCGTACCGGGATCCGAAAATCCAGGGCGTACTGAAGGAACATCCTTAGAAAGGAGGTGATCCAGCCGCAGGTTCCCCTACGGCTACCTTGTTACGACTTCACCCCAGTCGCTGACCCTACCGTGGTCGCCTGCCTCCCTTGCGGGTTAGCGCAGCGCCTTCGGGTAAAACCAACTCCCATGGTGTGACGGGCGGTGTGTACAAGGCCCGGGAACGTATTCACCGTGGCATGCTGATCCACGATTACTAGCGATTCCAACTTCATGCACTCGAGTTGCAGAGTGCAATCCGAACTGAGACGGCTTTTGGAGATTTGCTTACCCTCGCGGGTTCGCTTCCCACTGTCACCGCCATTGTAGCACGTGTGTAGCCCAGCCCGTAAGGGCCATGAGGACTTGACGTCATCCCCACCTTCCTCTCGGCTTATCACCGGCAGTCCCCCTAGAGTGCCCAACTGAATGATGGCAACTAAGGGCGAGGGTTGCGCTCGTTGCGGGACTTAACCCAACATCTCACGACACGAGCTGACGACAGCCATGCAGCACCTGTGTTCCCGGCTCCGAAGAGAAGAAACCATCTCTGGTAACCGTCCGGGACATGTCAAAGGCTGGTAAGGTTCTGCGCGTTGCTTCGAATTAAACCACATGCTCCACCGCTTGTGCGGGCCCCCGTCAATTCCTTTGAGTTTTAATCTTGCGACCGTACTCCCCAGGCGGGAGGCTTAATGCGTTAGCTGCGCCACTGATGAGCATGCTCACCAACGGCTAGCCTCCATCGTTTACGGCGTGGACTACCAGGGTATCTAATCCTGTTTGCTCCCCACGCTTTCGCACCTCAGCGTCAGTACCGGACCAGTAAGCCGCCTTCGCCACTGGTGTTCTTGCGAATATCTACGAATTTCACCTCTACACTCGCAGTTCCACTTACCTCTTCCGGACTCGAGATTGCCAGTATCAAAGGCAGTTCTGGAGTTGAGCTCCAGGCTTTCACCCCTGACTTAACAATCCGCCTACGTGCGCTTTACGCCCAGTGATTCCGAACAACGCTAGCCCCCTTCGTATTACCGCGGCTGCTGGCACGAAGTTAGCCGGGGCTTCTTCTCCGACTACCGTCATTATCTTCGTCGGCGAAAGAGCTTTACAACCCTAAGGCCTTCATCACTCACGCGGCATGGCTGGATCAGGCTTGCGCCCATTGTCCAATATTCCCCACTGCTGCCTCCCGTAGGAGTCTGGGCCGTGTCTCAGTCCCAGTGTGGCTGATCATCCTCTCAGACCAGCTACGGATCGTCGCCTTGGTGCGCCTTTACCACACCAACTAGCTAATCCGACGCGGGTTCATCCAATGGCGATAAATCTTTCCCCTTGCGGGCTCATACGGTATTAGTCCCAGTTTCCCGGAATTATTCCGTACCATTGGGCAGATCCCCACGTGTTACTCACCCGTCTGCCACTCCCCTTGCGGGGCGTTCGACTTGCATGTGTTAAGCCTGCCGCCAGCGTTCGTTCTGAGCCAGGATCAAACTCTCAAGTTGAATGAGAATTAATCTCGGCTTTGCGTCGCTACGCTCAAAACCTCTTGACGAGGTTGGAACAACACGCACCCTTCTCAGGGTAGCGCGGTTCCGAGAACGTAAGACCGCCGAAGTCTCATCCGACTTCCCCGACCGAGATCAGGGAAGTCCGCAAGGACCCCGCCGTCCACGTTTCTCTTTCTTACTCTTCACTTGTCAAAAAGCTGCGGGCCAAAACCCACGGAGCCGAAGCTCGAATTCGCCAAGGGCCGAAGCCCAAAACCTCTCAGAAGGCCGAAGCCCTCAACCTAAGGGCTCACACCCTTAAGCACTCGACAGTTTTCCCTCCGGCGACCGCCGGTCCGAAGACCTCGTCTCTGTCGGGAGCAACCAGAGGAGCGTCAGCACCGCGTCAGCGGCGCGCCCCGTCGATGGCCGCTTTATAGGACCCACCCGACCCGACTGTCAACGACCTTTTTCAGAAAAATGACAGGCTCACGACACTGTTGATAAATCGGGCCGGATTGGGGAATAAAGGCTGACCTTTCAATAGGTTAGCAATTCTGACCCAATTCACGGGGCCTCTCCGGCGGTCATTTTCCCGCCCCGCCACCGGCAAAAAAGTGCCGGCCCGAACGGGCCGGCTTTCGGGCGAAAGTCGCCGGAAACACGGTGCCTCAATGGTCGGAGAGCACCACATCCTCATGCCATTCGCCCTCGACTTCCTTGACGATGGCCTGGCCGCAGATCACCCGCCCCTTCACGGGATCGAAGGTCAGGGTCGGACTGCCCTGCAATTGCCAGCCCTTGTTGAGCGCGGCCGAGACGCGCTTGCAGAAAGCCTGGTCGTCGGGGCCGGTGAGGTAGCGATAGAGCTTCATGTCGGTTTCCTCGGAGTGTTTTCGAGCGACGTGGATACCGTTTCGCGTGAAGAAAACGCGACAACACAATGAATGGGTCGGCCGGGCAGGAGTGCCGCCGGCCGGTTCCTGCCCTGTCTCAGCCCCGCCGGGCGATCGCCTCGGCGAGGTCCACCGTGCGCCGGGCGATGTCGGCATGCATGCGTTCCACCATCCGCCCCTCGATCTGCACCACTCCCTTGCCGGCGTTTTCCGGCCGGTCGAACAGCGCGATCAGTTCCCGCGCCGCCGCCACCTCCGCCTCCGGCGGCGAGAAGGCGGCATTGCAGGGCCCAATCTGGTCGGGATGGATCAGCGTCTTGCCGTCAAAGCCCATCTCGGCCGCCTCGGCGCATTCGCGGGTGAAGCCGTCGAGATCGCGAAAATCGTTCCACACCGCGTCGAGCGCCGCGATCCCCCCCGCCCGCGCCGCCAGCACGCAATGGGCGAGCCAGCTCGCCATCGGCGCCCGCCCCGGCACGAGCCGAGCGCCGGTCTCCTTGGACAGGTCATTGGTGCCCAGCACCAGCGCGGCGAGCCGCGTCACCGGGCTTTTGGCGGCGAGCGCGATGTCGGGCGCGCGCAGCACCGCGATCGGCGTCTCGATCATCGCCCACACCCGCAGCGAAGGCAGCGCGCCCAGCGCCTCCAGCATGCGCCCCACCACATGCAGCGTCTCGGGATCGTTCACCTTGGGCAGCAGCACCACGTCCGGCCCCTCGCCGCGGGCCGAGGCGGCGGCGATCATCGCCATATCGGCGTCGAACCAGGGCGTGTCGGTGGCATTGGCGCGCACCACCACCTCGCGCGGAGCGAAGCCGCCTTGCGCCAGCGTGGCGGCGACGCGGGCGCGCGCCTCCTCCTTGGCGTCGGGGGCGACCGCGTCCTCAAGGTCGATGACGATGGCGTCGGCCGGCAGGCCTCTCGCCTTTTCCAGCGCGCGCGGGTTCGAGCCGGGCATGAACAGCACGCTGCGGCGCGGACGGACGGGTGTGGACATGATTCGCTCGGCTGATTGGCAGATGGTGGCGAAGAGCCTATCCCGCTCACTGGCGGGCTGCCAATCGGGCGCCGGTGCCCGGTCGCGCCGC is a genomic window of Ancylobacter sp. IITR112 containing:
- a CDS encoding CoA ester lyase; protein product: MSTPVRPRRSVLFMPGSNPRALEKARGLPADAIVIDLEDAVAPDAKEEARARVAATLAQGGFAPREVVVRANATDTPWFDADMAMIAAASARGEGPDVVLLPKVNDPETLHVVGRMLEALGALPSLRVWAMIETPIAVLRAPDIALAAKSPVTRLAALVLGTNDLSKETGARLVPGRAPMASWLAHCVLAARAGGIAALDAVWNDFRDLDGFTRECAEAAEMGFDGKTLIHPDQIGPCNAAFSPPEAEVAAARELIALFDRPENAGKGVVQIEGRMVERMHADIARRTVDLAEAIARRG
- a CDS encoding DUF1737 domain-containing protein, whose product is MKLYRYLTGPDDQAFCKRVSAALNKGWQLQGSPTLTFDPVKGRVICGQAIVKEVEGEWHEDVVLSDH